The following are from one region of the Micromonas commoda chromosome 12, complete sequence genome:
- a CDS encoding predicted protein — protein sequence MSRGCEWRWGPSDSATLRRSTCRSRALRHHGGRRTLRVTHGQSSIWHLGIWHLASRAFPHPFFPARKSLSNAVMSLARATTAEIWSPRPPATVRRPSSRRIARAPVPRAAAEERAASVVPTLEDATRDAVPLAEAIGPSGPPGAAVFALLVNGGTRVHYVGVAKDASRALAAAASATVAADAMGDVAVAWANLPKSSRKPALQAAWRSWLGGVGYAPEGNAMAARAAAEPPTSPSPSSPSPSSPSRSSPSRSSPSSPDEAAVEIAYAAVSKEAVASLCDDGFVVLDDVLPADVLAACLDAANALKRSRKTVNVGQEGRDDSIAVLAGDALPAEGTALAGLSPCARTLLAVPAALRRRHVEMAADEDGSLGDEDGRYVGTGRRWRGANQGANPPGESSGRAEETMRRLATATAPDKLMLANYPGDGARYVAHLDNDPGDPRHSEGEPGLRASDRAVTAILYLNPDWEESHGGCLRVHLEGTGAKTTVDVAPSAGRMVLFDCRRIVHEVLPSHASRWAMTAWIND from the coding sequence CGACCTGTCGAagtcgcgcgctccgccaccacggcgggaggaggacaCTGAGAGTCACACACGGGCAAAGTTCCATTTGGCATTTGGGCATTTGGCATTTGGCCTCGAGAGCTTTTCCTCATCCATTTTTTCCCGCAAGAAAGTCACTTTCCAACGCCGTCATGAGCCTCGcccgggcgacgaccgcggagaTCTGGTCGCCCCGGCCTCCCGCCACCGTTCGGcggccctcctcgcgccgcatcgcgcgcgcgccggtaccccgcgccgccgcggaggagcgcgccgcgagcgtcgtcccGACGCTGGAGGATgccacgcgcgacgccgtcccactcgcggaggcgatcggACCCAGCGGACCCCCGGGAGCGGCGGTGTTCGCGCTGCTCGTGaacggcgggacgcgcgtgCACTACGTGggcgtcgcgaaggacgcgtcgcgggcgctcgcggcggccgcgagcgccacggtcgcggcggacgcgatgggagacgtcgcggtggcgtgggCGAACCTGCCGAAGTCGTCTCGGAAACCCGCGCTCCAGGCGGCGTGGAGGTCGTGGCTCGGCGGGGTGGGGTACGCTCCGGAGGGTAACGCGATggcggcccgcgccgccgccgaacctcCGACGTCCCCATCCCCCTCGTCCCCATCCCCCTCGTCCCCATCCCGCTCGTCCCCATCCCGCTCGTCCCCGTCATCCCCAGACGAAGCCGCCGTGGAAATCGCCTACGCCGCGGTGTCCAAGGaagccgtcgcgtcgctgtgcgacgacggcttcgtGGTGCTggacgacgtcctccccgcggacgtcctcgcggcgtgcctggacgccgcgaacgctcTCAAACGGTCGCGCAAGACGGTGAACGTCGGGCaggagggacgcgacgattccatcgccgtgctcgcgggcgacgcgttaCCGGCGGAGGGAACCGCGCTGGCCGGCTtgtcgccgtgcgcgaggacgctgctcgcggtgcccgccgcgctgcgcagGCGCCACGTGGAGATGGCGGCCGATGAGGATGGGTCACTTGGAGATGAGGATGGGCGATACGTCGGAACGggacggcgctggcgggggGCTAACCAGGGGGCTAACCCACCAGGCGAATCGTCCGGCCGAGCCGAGGAAACCATGCGCCgcctggcgacggcgaccgcgccggacaAGTTGATGCTCGCCAACTAccccggcgatggcgctcgGTACGTGGCGCACCTCGACAACGACCCGGGGGACCCGAGGCACTCGGAGGGCGAGCCCGGtttgcgcgcgagcgacaggGCGGTGACAGCGATTTTGTACCTCAATCCCGACTGGGAGGAATCGCACGGGGGTTGCCTGCGGGTGCATTTGGAGGGGACCGGGGCAAAAACGACGGTCGACGTggcgcccagcgcggggCGGATGGTGCTGTTCGACTGCAGGAGGATCGTGCACGAGGTGCtgccgtcgcacgcgtcgaggtgGGCGATGACGGCGTGGATAAACGATTGA
- a CDS encoding g2-like myb-family transcription factor (Contains Pfam domain Myb_DNA-binding and a Myb-type HTH DNA-binding domain The retroviral oncogene v-myb, and its cellular counterpart c-myb, encode nuclear DNA-binding proteins) produces the protein MSDRSNEESGSPEIAPRDDDDTERHKTNGDATTAGGDDDVHGGGHHHGGGGGGGKQPKKPRLVWTPELHMRFMNAVNHLGIKNAVPKTILQLMNVEGMTRENVASHLQKYRLYLKRLAGVPPSTPLPADIMQRVHPFQYPGTATAAGAAAMHAAGGMPSATWAPTIEQMHAGVPPGMPTGFPDFQNLPPGHAGPPSADAFKDAEAFHAQMAATAQFMSYMGAAGAAAGGFGPPPGAVGNAGAPGGSEEAAMNAAAMMRQGYSAGYPAMPYGSPPMPAGFMPPPWMVPGAPSPGSGSFHDDPSSRRG, from the exons ATGTCCGACCGCTCGAACGAGGAGTCGGGATCCCCGGAG ATTGCGccccgggacgacgacgacaccgaaCGTCACAAGACCAACGGCGACGCCAcgaccgccggcggcgacgacgacgtccacggcggcggccaccaccacggcggcggcggcggcggcggcaagcaGCCGAAGAAGCCGCGGCTGGTGTGGACGCCCGAGCTCCACATGCGCTTCATGAACGCGGTGAACCACCTGGGGATCAAGAACGCGGTGCCGAAGACCATCTTACAGCTCATGAACGTGGAGGGGATGACGAGGGAGAACGTGGCGAGCCACTTGCAGAAGTACCGCCTGTACCTGAAGCGTCTCGCGGGGGTCCCGCCGTCTACGCCGCTGCCCGCGGACATCATGCAGAGGGTGCACCCGTTCCAGTACCCCggcaccgccaccgcggcgggcgccgcggcgatgcacgCCGCGGGTGGTATGCCGTCCGCCACGTGGGCGCCCACCATCGAGCAGATGCACGCGGGGGTCCCGCCCGGGATGCCGACGGGGTTTCCCGACTTTCAAAACCTCCCACCCGGCCACGCGGGTCCCccgtccgccgacgcctttaaggacgcggaggcgtttCACGCGCAGATGGCGGCCACGGCGCAGTTCATGAGCTACATGGGTGCCGCGGGAGCAGCAGCGGGTGGATTTGGACCACCCCCGGGCGCGGTTGgaaacgcgggcgcgcccgggggttcggaggaggcggcgatgaacgcggcggcgatgatgcgGCAGGGGTACTCGGCGGGATACCCGGCGATGCCGTACggatcgccgccgatgccggcCGGTttcatgccgccgccgtggatggtacccggcgcgccgtccccggggtCCGGTTCGTTCCACGACGacccgtcctcgcggcggggctga
- a CDS encoding predicted protein — MVGFPRDVSPADVDSPGPTPSERPPRPQSSAKRASSLLSVPWRFFRERSAARARRREEETRRAGIRREQRRAERERLRERVLSGALGCYPLSRAVLASEGRVLTDLNRNARLIDGDAAGIRPGDVVVSSMMEDAGFLAPLDEDEDEDDQARRVDDDLNGSDDDDDLNDTAGDAPRRPGLRRGRRSGRAPAPRYTHEPRVYFVLRGRVDVLAPGPGPAKDPTSDGEDEKNEMNEKETGRKKRREGRDAKVRHGVWHRAVGLGPGACFSAPLQAMHGAECPGGARAVAGGKGLRLLTVPMSIVRRNGSAAVMETCRRETMELIRAVPWLAWIEPAWVRGFVIDSFVLERRGDPPDARYVPVSADGSSGESPAGLDVPLVRAGEAPRAMRVVTEGAVTGAGNGGVVTAGGVFHEISLAGAHAVFADSLDGEDGKKDGDGDGGGVSEGRLSSREWTAVTDAVARIAPTECIAMRLDRLRAHAARSAYVARSLERNEGAKALRASLLDRVVRSDDVITDEDLVAMGILADANALRGHVPWRIGAAPVGTPGGPVPDPSSAPHGSVRREKIRAALKESLAFEGAEDATLDKAIAEMRELSLARGDLLAEEGGECWGLCVLERGELSLYRSTPDPRRDRSATGAYQELVGRVGRGYVAGEIPVMFNTPNDATVVATHVDDDTRTRLWGLSRAQCERLWGKRDERWRVKENALFAPFPRELPVFRAMERVRLEHQKRVLERAKAGLPPLARTASSAELCLRALPHGLGGTLLESVISRASPVHRLEASRVNEAIERTNAFIEDVRLAREAREERDRIQRERAARRAERDAEVAASGGGGSDGDE; from the coding sequence ATGGTCGGGTTTCCCCGCGACGTCTcccccgcggacgtggacTCCCCggggccgacgccgtcggaacgcccccctcgcccccaATCGTCCGCCAAGCGCGCGTCTTCGTTGCTCTCCGTTCCGTGGCGTTTTTTCCGCGAACGGAgtgcggcgagggcgaggaggcgggaggaggagacgcgcCGGGCCGGGATCCGGAGGGAacaacgccgcgccgaacgggAGCGCCTGCGGGAACGAGTGctctccggcgcgctcgggtgcTACCCGCTCTCCAGGGCGGTTCTCGCGTCCGAGGGGCGCGTTCTCACGGATCTGAACCGCAACGCGCGactcatcgacggcgacgccgcgggcatccGACCGGGAGACGTCGTCGTATCGTCCATGATGGAGGACGCCGggttcctcgcgccgctcgacgaagacgaagacgaagacgaccaagcccgtcgcgtcgacgacgatcttaacggcagcgacgacgacgacgatcttaacgacacagctggcgacgccccccgccgccccgggctgcggcgcgggcggcgatcgggacgggcacccgcgccgcgctaCACGCACGAACCCCGGGTGTACTTCGTGCTTCGaggccgcgtcgacgtgctcgcgccGGGACCGGGACCGGCGAAGGACCcgacgagcgacggcgaagacgagAAGAACGAGATGAACGAGAAGGAGACGGGGAGGAAGAAGAGACGCGAGGGGAGAGACGCGAAGGTCAGACACGGGGTGtggcaccgcgccgtcggacTGGGTCCCGGCGCGTGCTTCTCCGCGCCGCTGCAGGCGATGCACGGCGCCGAGTGcccgggcggcgctcgagcggtCGCGGGCGGTAAAGGCCTGAGGCTACTGACCGTGCCGATGTCCATCGTCCGGCGCAACggttccgcggcggtcatggAAACGTGCCGCCGCGAGACGATGGAGCTGATTCGCGCGGTCCCGTGGCTGGCGTGGATCGAACCGGCGTGGGTGCGGGGATTCGTTATCGACTCGTTCGTGCTCGAGCGAAGGGGGGACCCGCCGGATGCGAGGTACGTGCCGGTGAGCGCCGACGGATCTTCCGGCGAGTCGCCGGCGGGGCTGGACGTCCCGCTGGTGCGAgcgggcgaggcgccgcgtgcgatgCGGGTGGTGACGGAAGGTgcggtgacgggcgccgggaacggcggcgtcgtgacCGCGGGCGGAGTGTTCCACGAGATttcgctcgccggcgcccacgcggtTTTCGCAGACTCCCTGGATGGGGAGGACGGCAAAAAAGACGGGGatggggacgggggcggcgtctCCGAGGGGCGTCTCTCGTCCCGGGAATGGACGGCGGTGACTGACGCGGTCGCGAGGATCGCCCCGACGGAGTGCATCGCCATGCGTCTCGACCGCctgcgcgcgcacgcggcgcgatcggcgtaCGTCGCGCGATCGCTCGAGCGAAACGAAGGGGCGAAggcgctccgcgcgtcgttactcgatcgcgtcgttcgatccgacgacgtcatcaccgacgaggacctcgtcgccATGGGCATCCTCGCGGACGCTAACGCGTTACGCGGCCACGTACCGTGGCgaatcggcgccgcgcccgtgggTACGCCGGGCGGCCCCGTCCCTGACCCTTCCTCCGCTCCCCACGGCTCGGTTCGACGTGAAAAGattcgcgcggcgctgaaaGAGTCTCTCGCgttcgagggcgcggaggacgcgacgctgGACAAGGCGATCGCGGAGATGCGCGAGCTGTCGTTGGCACGAGGTGACCTACTCGCGGAGGAAGGGGGCGAGTGCTGGGGTTTGTGCGTGCTCGAGCGGGGCGAACTGTCGCTGTACAGGTCGAcgccggacccgcgccgcgaccgatcGGCGACTGGCGCGTATCAGGAActcgtcggacgcgtcggacgcgggtACGTCGCGGGGGAGATACCGGTGATGTTCAACACCCCGaacgacgccaccgtcgtcgccacgcaCGTAGACGACGACACTCGGACTCGGCTGTGGGGTTTGAGCCGCGCGCAGTGCGAGCGCCTGTGGGGTAAGAGGGACGAGCGGTGGCGTGTCAAGGAGAACGCGCTGTTCGCGCCTTTCCCACGCGAGCTGCCGGTGTTTCGCGCGATGGAACGCGTGCGTCTGGAGCACCAAAAACGCGTGCTGGAACGCGCAAAGGCTGGATtaccgcccctcgcgcggacggcgtcgtccgcggagctGTGCCTTCGCGCGCTGCCCCACGGACTCGGCGGGACTCTACTCGAGAGCGTCatatcgcgcgcgtccccggtgCACCGGCTGGAGGCTTCGCGCGTCAACGAGGCGATCGAACGGACGAACGCGTTCATTGAGGACGTGCGcttggcgagggaggcgagggaggaacgCGATCGGATACAGAGGGaacgggcggcgaggcgcgcggagcgggaCGCGGaagtcgcggcgagcggcggggggggaAGCGACGGGGATGAGTAG
- a CDS encoding hypothetical protein (putative uncharacterized protein), producing the protein MKRRESPVIDVKDTQPYWATVTTPATGSKNDANDPAASSTIRYLMLEDTETGDIVCPLVYLREVFGLNYSRKTSNDRTRVIHEVPDGLVRAPAMTAQNLIQQQLMRARQQQVTGRPAQPPAEPVPCWKLPFESSTDVKLQIRELLGDEGFSKGHVRLVSLPLAFNVLSEKDEFRDTALFRAVHHVLKNTSYKCLLRRRRPAPTPDLDENGASGGREGASGVAAAVSNGAAATTTTGDDFVLVDCVPPHRAGVTVAVEPAKLPRDRGSGVSLSARNRSGGDACAASDRRAALRGPWDMQKSFDKYVDYVSPDCMAKSGGRSGSSRGTAGDNGEGLRGNSFTGPSRSLEPSAAGMILGLGERVMGHNGGPNEAMRMVIDPNDGRFSKMRRVSNTSTPPGGSEGGWIGSDGQIVDPREIVSRQGEEIHRLKQSNEWLQHELASVKNALNELIGAMTEKERMDVQQRRKALAGGSSNGGDRANSSALDASRSTGTDLPVDANGFYAGNTSMAASMLGTIESVQAAVVAASVGASAGHLDAHHGLHAKPPPGLLQPGWGTFGSMPGPMSVPMRTGSGDHFLHGTSDTLGDMNLEGGADGYMHH; encoded by the exons ATGAAGCGGCGGGAGAGCCCCGTCATTGACGTCAAGGACACGCAGCCTTACTGGGCCACGGTCACCACTCCCGCGACGGGCTCCAA GAACGATGCTaacgacccggcggcgtcgtccacgatcCGCTACCTCATGCTGGAGGACACCGAGACGGGCGACATCGTCTGTCCGCTCGTCTACCTCCGCGAGGTGTTCGGCCTCAACTACAGTCGCAAGACGAGCAACGACAGGACCCGGGTGATACACGAGGTGCCGGACGGCCTGGTCCGCGCtccggcgatgaccgcgcaGAACCTAATCCAGCAGCAGCTCatgcgcgcgcggcagcAGCAGGTCACGGGCAGGCCCGCGCAACCCCCAGCGGAACCCGTGCCGTGCTGGAAGCTCCCGTTCGAGAGCTCGACCGACGTCAAGCTGCAGatccgcgagctgctcggcgacgagggcttCAGCAAAGGCCACGTCCGCCTCGTGTCCCTGCCCCTCGCGTTCAACGTCCTCTCGGAGAAGGACGAGTTCAGGGACACGGCGCTGTTCCGCGCGGTGCACCACGTGCTGAAGAACACCAGCTACAAATGCcttctccgacgacgacgacccgcgccgacgcccgatctcgacgagaacggcgcgagcggcggcagggagggcgcctcgggcgtcgcggcggccgtctcgaacggggcggcggcgacaacgacgacgggggacgACTTCGTTCTCGTCGACTGCGTCccgccgcatcgcgcgggcgtcaccgtcgcggtcgagccGGCGAAACTGCCGAGGGATCGGGGCAGCGGTGTCTCGCTCAGCGCTCGGAATCGATCGGGCGgagacgcgtgcgcggcgagcgatcgccgcgccgcgctgagggGCCCGTGGGACATGCAGAAGAGCTTCGATAAGTACGTCGACTACGTCTCCCCGGACTGCATGGCGAAGAGCGGCGGGCGGAGTGGAAGCTCGAGGGGCACCGCCGGAGATAACGGCGAGGGCCTCCGCGGTAACTCGTTCACCGGGCCGTCGAGGTCGTTGgagccctcggcggcgggcatgATCTTGGGTTTAGGGGAGCGCGTGATGGGGCATAATGGGGGCCCGAACGAGGCGATGCGCATGGTCATCGACCCCAACGACGGGCGGTTCAGCAAGATGCGGCGCGTGAGCAACACGTCGACTCCGCCCGGGGGGAGCGAGGGGGGTTGGATCGGCAGCGACGGGCAGATTGTCGACCCGAGGGAGATCGTCTCGCGGCAGGGCGAGGAGATCCACCGGCTCAAGCAGAGCAACGAGTGGCTCCAGCACGAGCTCGCCTCGGTAAAGAACGCGCTCAacgagctcatcggcgcCATGACGGAGAAGGAGAGGATGGACGTTCAACAGCGAAGGAAGGCGCTGGCGGGGGGATCGTCCAACGGGGGCGACCGCGCTAACTcgtccgcgctggacgcgtccAGGAGCACGGGGACGGATCTGCCGGTCGACGCCAACGGTTTCTACGCGGGGAACacctcgatggcggcgtcgatgctCGGAACGATCGAGAGCGtgcaggcggcggtggtggcggcaTCGGTGGGGGCCTCGGCGGGGCACCTCGACGCGCACCACGGGTTACACGCGAAGCCCCCGCCGGGGTTGCTCCAGCCGGGCTGGGGTACGTTCGGTTCGATGCCCGGGCCGATGTCCGTACCCATGCGCACGGGAAGCGGCGACCACTTCCTGCACGGGACTTCGGATACCCTCGGGGACATGAACCTCGAGGGAGGAGCCGACGGATACATGCACCATTAG
- a CDS encoding predicted protein yields the protein MGGKDDVERWTSLYKGFTRPGRGKKLPEPDDATLRRLREVESRAAPVSIAPPAPTTNRRERPSAGHATPAADPPPPPSSANDDTPPPTDELPAAATNAPAPASDVQPRRRRQNKAELAEAQAAAKREAVRVAVRHAMGGALAEDPHLRRLEAAAKLEAEVERARAMAMGAGDGAGDGANDGASAHPRNGSSNPRQPPARRTKPTASTSRLARLTPASPPPPSLTWEQHDAFLTYPPTRARYRHELPRGLKTSDLDALYRAVEREQRRFLAHVAQAARGVCASMGPRGMVRAAREWASRDVARRVDPKTGDAPRYVTPAASPAAGPGLTHAFSLVTGLGKWESDELNPSSSPAVLSLESVRRTGGSRDKPPSRPSSRLGGSVVGGVDDKPSAPSRRGSTSNLSAFSGDSGGTRPHPTEAPIPPALLAACGRGVRLGEFVSALNPPLATALESDAPFVPGEDEETIAICESTGASAALTEGALACLVANAPGRLDRAWDLPVAICVWDGNDDDDASKDGSIGDVNGDVNGDERNRRINSRRRPAVVVHIGDPLPTRDCSPATWRARAAATYERAIARRVEDARRVRELERLSQRGPLGSLSGDVPPPVHFATAHDGCVPVVRTHAVFSLGERKIVVRSTDMEVEAGDGSAQGGGKEVAETVRCKVEFTEDPDALVAGDLRVDCVEEEASWAEAARWWCALAARGGDPGIQTSEGGSANGVGVVRDLTVVLCRVRARDGSVARPPERFDADEILRRFCRDPPPPPSEMARTLGGGGGGGGVLSNGSTRAASRGTSLGDSGDDSGDDDSGDDDAGAATDPPHWFRGHGFDPAHGIQNVASAIDALATLPLGRYLLRHDVGSDVAEVFKEVAGPDGSAPTRGATMRRSTFDASRSDSPGGGVGGVSGRRRGRPAAGSGSGPPRRGKPPATAIHIPSGGRRTFGGRRMKNGGKRGHLFGGFSGVEEEEERPPPKSAKRLMVLPEIPMGMASALFIGSSLEDPKPLRRGAGSLALAGAKNSKDFEPMPGPRDVGAECAAGVGYDWAAGHEKCADAERDSDEEDADGKPRDREECANANRLLGFEFLPPVCHTEGQIDRTPAPRGDPGAGRAKARRDQKRGNWRAVLAPPAKESSEGRSSDDSDSADDVPIAGLLARERTNGARSESDDDVPIAGLLARSARAGGSKKKAGAIARSRRKGGAKGGGGKEKTAGKERDAPPAAAASSSDDDDDDDVELEVDDDGHYVGVRYCRPFAHAGRCVRKGKCPDPHLTLREIRRMAARGESNEHAMREVRQRVYATFAAVNAGRHHQHTQQQQRAPAWGNMPSLGGTRKASWARAANSDEDDD from the coding sequence ATGGGTGGAAaggacgacgtggagcgATGGACGTCGCTGTACAAGGGCTTCACGCGGCCGGGGCGAGGGAAGAAGCTCCCCGAGCCGGACGATGCCACCCTCCGCAGGCTCCGCGAGGTGgaatcgcgcgcggcgccggtctcCATCGCCCCTCCGGCGCCCACCACCaaccggcgcgagcgaccgagcgcggggcacgcgacgcccgccgcggacccgccgccgccgccgtcgagcgcgaacgacgacacGCCTCCTCCCACCGATGAGCtcccagcggcggcgacgaacgcgcccgctCCAGCCAGCGACGTCCAGCCCCGACGAAGGCGCCAGAACAAGGCggaactcgccgaggcgcaggcggcggcgaagcgcgaggcggtgcgcgtcgccgtgcgccacgCGATggggggcgcgctcgcggaggacccGCACCTGCGACggctcgaggcggccgccaagctcgaggccgaggtcgagagggcgagggcgatggcgatgggcgcgggggatggCGCGGGGGatggcgcgaacgacggcgcaTCCGCCCATCCGAGGAACGGATCGTCCAACCCGCGTcaaccgcccgcgcggcggacgaaacccacggcgtcgacgtcgagacTCGCCCGCCTCACCCCCGCCtcacccccgcccccgtcgctcaCGTGGGAGCAGCACGACGCCTTCCTCACGTACCCACCCACGCGCGCCAGGTACAGACACGAGCTCCCGCGAGGATTAAAAACGTCCGATCTCGACGCCCTCTACCGAGCGGTGGAACGGGAGCAGCGCCGGttcctcgcgcacgtcgcgcaagccgcgcgcggcgtgtgCGCCTCCATGGGCCCGCGCGGGatggtgcgcgcggcgagggagtgggcgtcgcgcgacgtggcgcggcgcgtggaccCCAAaacgggcgacgcgcccagGTACGTGACtccagccgcgtcgcccgccgccgggcccgGCTTGACGCACGCGTTCTCGCTGGTGACTGGTTTGGGAAAGTGGGAGAGCGACGAACTGaacccgtcctcctcgccggcggtgtTGTCGCTGGAGAGCGTGAGGCGCACCGGGGGTTCGAGGGATAAACCCCCGAGCCGGCCGTCGTCTCGGCTGGGCGGGTCCGTCGTCGGGGGGGTTGACGATAAAccatccgcgccgtccaggCGGGGCAGCACTTCAAACCTCTCGGCGTTTTCGGGCGACTCGGGCGGCACGCGGCCCCATCCGACGGAGGCGCCCATCCcacccgcgctcctcgctgCGTGCGGCAGGGGCGTTCGGCTGGGGGAGTTCGTCAGCGCGCTGAACCCgccgttggcgacggcgttggagagcgacgcgccgttTGTaccgggcgaggacgaagagACGATCGCGATTTGCGAATCCAccggggcgtccgcggcgctcaccgaggGGGCGCTGGCGTGCCTGGTGGCcaacgcgccggggcggctGGACCGCGCGTGGGACCTTCCAGTCGCAATCTGCGTGTGGGAcggaaacgacgacgacgacgcctcgaaGGACGGATCGATCGGCGACGTGAACGGCGACGTGAACGGCGATGAACGAAATCGCCGCATTAattcacgtcgccgccctgcaGTGGTGGTTCACATCGGCGACCCGCTCCCGACGCGTGACTGCTCTCCGGCGAcgtggcgggcgcgagcggcggcgacgtacgagcgagcgatcgcgcgaagggtcgaggacgcgcggcgcgtgcgcgagctgGAGAGGCTGTCGCAGCGCGGGCCGCTGGGTTCGCTGAGCGGAGACGTCCCCCCTCCCGTTCATTTTGCGACAGCTCACGACGGATGCGTCCCGGTCGTCAGGACGCACGCCGTCttctcgctcggcgagcgaAAGATCGTGGTCCGATCGACGGACatggaggtggaggcgggaGACGGTTCGGCGCAAGGAGGTGGCAAGGAGGTGGCGGAGACGGTTCGGTGCAAGGTTGAGTTCACCGAGGACCCCGACGCGTTAGTCGCGGGGGATCTGCGGGTGGActgcgtcgaggaggaggcgtcgtgggcggaagcggcgaggtggtggtgcgccctcgcggcgcggggcggcgacccggGGATTCAAACCTCCGAAGGAGGATCCGCaaacggcgtcggcgtcgtccgcgatctCACGGTGGTGCTGTGcagggttcgcgcgcgcgacggatcgGTGGCGAGGCCGCCGGAGAGGTTCGACGCGGATGAGATTTTGCGAAGATTTTGCCGggatccgccgccaccgccttcAGAGATGGCGCGAACCctgggaggaggaggaggaggaggaggcgtttTAAGTAACGGTTCGACGCGGGCCGCGAGTCGCGGGACGTCCCTCGGcgactccggcgacgactccggcgacgacgactctggcgacgacgacgcgggggcggcgaccgaTCCGCCGCACTGGTTCCGGGGCCACGGATTCGACCCGGCGCATGGAATTCAAAACGTCGCTtccgcgatcgacgccctcgccacccTACCGCTCGGTCGGTACCTGCTGCGCCACGACGTCGGGTCCGACGTGGCGGAGGTGTTTAAGGAGGTGGCGGGTCCCGacgggtcggcgccgacgcgaggcgcgacgatgcggaggtcgacgttcgacgcgagccgATCAGATTCCCCGGGTGGTGGTGTCGGCGGAGTGAGCGGAAGAAGGCGGGgaagacccgcggcgggttcgggttcgggtccgccgcgcaggggcaagccgcccgcgacggcgattcATATTCCGTCGGGCGGGCGCAGGACGTTCGGCGGGAGGCGGATGAAGAACGGCGGCAAGCGCGGGCACCTCTTCGGCGGGTTcagcggcgtcgaggaggaggaggagaggccGCCTCCGAAGAGCGCGAAGAGGCTGATGGTTCTTCCGGAGATTCCGATGGggatggcgtccgcgctgttCATCGGTTCATCGCTCGAGGATCCGAAGCCTCtccggcgaggcgcgggatCGCTAGCTCTCGCCGGGGCTAAAAATTCGAAGGACTTTGAGCCCATGCCGGGGCCGagggacgtcggcgccgagtgCGCCGCGGGAGTCGGGTACGACTGGGCGGCCGGTCACGAAAAatgcgccgacgccgagcgtgattcggacgaggaggacgccgacgggaaGCCTCGAGATCGCGAAGAATGCGCGAACGCGaatcgcctcctcggcttTGAGTTTCTCCCGCCGGTGTGCCACACGGAGGGCCAGATCGACcgcacgcccgcgccgcgaggcgaccccggcgccgggcgcgccaaggcgcggcgggaccAGAAGCGCGGTAATTggcgcgccgtgctcgccccgccggcgaaggAGTCGAGCGAAGGGCGTTCATCGGACGACTCGGATTCGGCCGACGACGTACCAATCGCCGGGCTCCTCGCGAGAGAACGAACGAACGGCGCCCGATCggagtccgacgacgacgtgcccatcgccggcctcctcgcgaggtcggcacgcgccggcggctcgaagaagaaggcggggGCGATCGCCCGGTCGAGGCGCAAAGGGGGCGCaaagggaggaggcggaaaAGAGAAAACGGCTGGAAAAGAAAgagacgcgccgcccgccgccgcggcgtcgtcgagcgacgacgacgacgacgacgacgtcgagctcgaggtggacgacgacggtcaCTACGTCGGCGTGCGATACTGCCGCCCGTTCGCGCACGCCGGTCGATGCGTCCGAAAGGGCAAGTGCCCGGATCCGCACCTCACGCTGCGCGAGATTCGACGCatggcggcgcgaggcgagagCAACGAGCACGCCATGCGCGAGGTTCGGCAGCGCGTGTACgccacgttcgcggcggtgaacgcgggCAGGCACCACCAACAcacgcagcagcagcaacgcgcccccgcgtgGGGAAACATGCCGAGCCTGGGAGGGACTCGCAAGGCGAGCTgggcccgcgccgccaactcggacgaagacgacgattGA